The Methanoculleus thermophilus genome includes a window with the following:
- a CDS encoding MBL fold metallo-hydrolase, whose amino-acid sequence MINRADKYSFIARMPNEPGALHRAAEIIKSYSGNINRIQYDRRIDPATVFFEVTATPAAYSLIKEDLQAIGYLQESLPALGYLKFSIYLPHEPGALFELLTYITGAGANIAYIDFDDRRPDPGRVTISLNVEETAIVENLLDQLKSRYRLEILEYDTTGEKLDNTVFYVRFAQALRGLIGTAEDEFLLSLLQDINHIVQELNNRGQNPREVFESILRAGRTLRDTRNDGFYADVQRIPLSDDVEVFCFQMPGGGNIFLLRAPDETVMIDTGYGIYHEDAVRMFQHYGLGDLTRLRRIYITHADADHCGAGGLYDAAAFMHPWSLEIIRQANRAYGSRSEASILEEVYTTIINLFSRFNPPEDPVLFSGECLGARSIFPVIGRFQVHDLEFEVLESLGGHMHGQVYFLCPDHGIIFTADTLINFGSLDEDRKSYNSIADFLVTSVNVDSDCARRERKALLELIRDLDGELARSGRRCLVACGHGAISVLNDGKLEVIGTVERYRAKEAKD is encoded by the coding sequence ATGATAAATCGGGCAGATAAGTACTCTTTCATCGCTAGAATGCCCAACGAACCGGGCGCACTGCACCGCGCTGCGGAGATCATCAAGTCGTACTCGGGCAACATCAACCGCATCCAGTACGACCGCAGGATCGATCCTGCCACGGTCTTTTTTGAAGTAACCGCGACGCCCGCGGCCTACTCACTGATAAAGGAAGATCTCCAGGCGATCGGTTACCTCCAGGAATCACTGCCTGCGCTTGGGTATCTCAAGTTCTCCATCTACCTCCCCCACGAACCCGGAGCTCTCTTCGAACTCCTCACCTATATCACAGGGGCCGGGGCAAACATTGCTTATATCGACTTCGACGACCGGCGGCCGGACCCCGGGAGAGTCACCATCAGCTTAAACGTCGAAGAGACCGCAATCGTCGAGAACCTGCTCGACCAGTTGAAATCCCGCTATCGCCTCGAGATCCTGGAATACGATACGACCGGCGAGAAACTTGACAATACGGTCTTCTACGTCAGATTCGCCCAGGCGTTGCGAGGGCTGATCGGGACTGCAGAAGACGAGTTCCTGCTCTCGCTCCTGCAGGACATCAACCACATCGTCCAGGAACTCAACAACCGTGGCCAGAACCCTAGAGAGGTCTTTGAGTCCATCTTGCGCGCGGGAAGGACACTCCGGGACACCAGGAACGACGGGTTCTACGCAGACGTCCAGCGCATCCCCTTGAGCGACGATGTCGAGGTCTTCTGCTTCCAGATGCCGGGCGGCGGGAACATCTTCCTGCTCCGCGCCCCGGACGAGACTGTCATGATCGACACCGGATACGGGATTTACCACGAGGACGCCGTCCGGATGTTCCAGCACTACGGTCTTGGAGACCTCACCCGACTCCGTCGGATCTACATCACCCACGCCGACGCGGACCACTGCGGGGCGGGCGGGCTCTATGATGCCGCTGCGTTCATGCACCCATGGTCGCTTGAGATCATCCGCCAGGCAAACCGGGCCTACGGCTCGCGGAGCGAGGCCTCGATCCTCGAGGAGGTCTACACGACCATCATCAACCTCTTCTCGCGCTTCAACCCACCGGAGGACCCGGTGCTCTTCTCGGGGGAGTGCCTCGGCGCACGCTCGATCTTTCCGGTCATCGGCCGGTTCCAGGTCCACGATCTCGAGTTCGAGGTCCTGGAGTCGCTCGGCGGGCACATGCACGGCCAGGTCTACTTCCTCTGCCCCGACCACGGCATCATCTTCACGGCCGACACGCTGATCAACTTCGGGAGCCTTGACGAGGACCGGAAGAGCTACAACTCGATCGCCGACTTCCTGGTGACCTCGGTCAACGTCGACAGCGACTGCGCGAGAAGAGAGAGGAAAGCGCTGCTCGAACTGATCCGCGACCTGGACGGGGAACTCGCACGGAGCGGCCGCCGGTGCCTGGTCGCCTGCGGCCACGGCGCCATCTCGGTCCTCAACGACGGGAAACTCGAAGTCATCGGGACGGTCGAGCGCTACCGGGCAAAAGAGGCGAAGGATTAG
- a CDS encoding APC family permease: protein MAKEDPEVPIPRTKLRRELGLAAVTLSGVGIILGAGIYALLGEAAGMAGNAVWLTFAIAATIAAFSALSYAELSSMYPLASAEFEYVSNAFGRRLAFVVGWLIIFSGVLGAATVSLGFAGYFSDLVGVPRLPSAILIILILAVILFSGIKETARVAITLTLIEAGGIVLVIMIGLPYLGQVNYLEMPQGISGLLQASALVFFAYMGFEEMVKLSEETKNPERNIPLALIIALGISIILYILVSLAAVSVVGWEQLAASQAPFADVAAVALGPAAFTLISIIALFATANTALLMMVASSRIIYGMASSFSLPPILARVHPRTRTPWTAIIAVVLASIMFLFIGEIGFVANVTNFTLFVTFILINASVILLRYRAPDAVRPFRIPGSIGLLPIIPVIGIISCCLLLAQLEPLVLLVGGLLVAIGAAIALVGERRPAAA from the coding sequence ATGGCAAAAGAGGATCCGGAGGTTCCGATTCCCAGAACAAAACTTCGGCGGGAACTCGGACTGGCTGCAGTCACCCTCTCCGGCGTTGGGATCATTCTTGGGGCTGGAATTTACGCACTCCTTGGAGAGGCGGCCGGGATGGCCGGCAATGCGGTCTGGCTGACGTTTGCAATCGCGGCGACCATCGCCGCGTTCAGCGCCTTGAGTTATGCCGAACTCTCGTCGATGTATCCCCTTGCAAGCGCTGAATTCGAGTATGTCTCCAATGCCTTTGGGAGGAGACTTGCATTTGTCGTCGGGTGGCTGATCATCTTCTCCGGTGTCCTTGGCGCCGCAACCGTCTCGCTCGGGTTTGCCGGTTACTTCTCGGACCTCGTCGGCGTTCCTCGCCTTCCCTCCGCGATCCTGATCATCCTCATTCTTGCCGTGATCCTCTTTTCCGGTATCAAGGAGACCGCCCGGGTCGCGATCACCCTAACCCTCATCGAGGCCGGCGGTATCGTCTTGGTTATCATGATCGGCCTCCCATATCTCGGGCAGGTGAATTATCTTGAGATGCCGCAGGGAATCTCCGGTCTCCTGCAGGCCTCCGCGCTCGTCTTCTTTGCGTACATGGGTTTTGAAGAGATGGTAAAACTCTCAGAAGAGACCAAAAACCCGGAGCGAAACATCCCCCTGGCCCTGATCATCGCACTTGGAATCTCCATCATCCTCTACATCCTGGTCTCACTTGCCGCCGTCTCGGTCGTCGGATGGGAGCAGCTCGCCGCATCCCAGGCGCCTTTCGCCGACGTTGCCGCCGTCGCCCTCGGCCCTGCGGCGTTCACCCTCATCTCCATCATCGCACTCTTTGCCACCGCAAACACCGCTCTCCTCATGATGGTGGCATCGTCCCGGATCATCTACGGCATGGCTTCCTCGTTCTCGCTCCCGCCCATCCTCGCCCGGGTCCATCCCCGCACACGGACGCCCTGGACGGCCATCATCGCTGTTGTGCTCGCCTCAATCATGTTCCTCTTCATTGGCGAGATAGGTTTTGTCGCGAACGTCACGAACTTCACGCTCTTTGTGACGTTCATTCTCATCAATGCGTCCGTGATCCTGCTACGCTACCGTGCTCCTGATGCGGTCCGGCCATTCCGAATCCCCGGAAGCATCGGGCTCCTCCCGATCATCCCGGTGATCGGTATCATCTCATGCTGTCTCCTTCTTGCCCAGCTGGAGCCCCTGGTGCTGCTGGTGGGCGGGCTCCTTGTTGCCATCGGTGCGGCGATTGCCCTGGTCGGGGAGCGGCGGCCGGCCGCCGCCTAA